The Triticum aestivum cultivar Chinese Spring chromosome 5A, IWGSC CS RefSeq v2.1, whole genome shotgun sequence genomic sequence caccgtctaacccccaccgtgcgccattgctatttttgaattttgaatttggatctggatcgcgatttttttgcccattttttgctcgtttttttgcacgatattattccaaattttgttcccgtttttggatcttgtacgttcttttgccgtgttcttttgccggagaggagttcgccggagaggaggaggaggtgaccgtagaggcgctcgcctacatcaccggagaggaggaggaggtcgccggagaggagttcaccggagcatcggagaggaggaatgagaaaccatgaggggatgggaggagaggagggaggaggagctcaccggagaggaggaaggaggagctcacccgagatgagggaggaggagctcaccggagaggaggtaggagaaaccgtgaggggaggggaggggaggagaggagaggagggaggaggaggttgccgaagaggaggaggaggtcgccggagaggaggaggaggagggtaatatggtggaggagagaggggaagatggagtggaggagtggaggagaggtggagtggaggagaagaatgaagaggtaaggaggagaggacacgtCCAGCCATATATacagcatagtaatggcgcaccgtgggcaggtgcgccattacaattttttttatttttttgaattttgaaggcgggaagatactaatggcgcatcatgggcaggtgcgccattagtaacttttttttgatttattttgaattttgaaggcgggaagatagtaatggcgcaccatgggcaggtgcgccattagtaatttttttatcttttttatttattttgaattttgaaggcgggaagatagtaatggcgcaccatgggcaggtgtgccattagtaagtttgaatttttttgcctctccagatcttaaaagccccgtatcttttttctgtaacttttcgagtagatgatttttcatataaaaaactttttcatccgagttcgtatgcaaaagttatgcccatttttacaaattctggagagattttgcaaaaaagtcaaaaattcatgtttgtaaattttgctaacaactagaccacatatcacatgggaatcttattttcttttatttttttgacatttctatcattttttctttttttttgaaactgaaaaggcggtccgggggtgCATTTGGGGaaatgtttgggccaaattactaatggcacaccgtgggatgtggtgcaccattagtatttgcacactaatggcgcaccaacacatggtgcgccattagtatttagtaatggcgcatcacatgtaatgtgcgtcattagtgtccatcccatctatagtccttttcctagtagtgacttgTTGATGTTATTTTGCGTGCAACCCAATTAGTGTAAGGCTGCTACAGAATTTCACTACTGAGAATTTGTGACATATACTGTAGCATATAGGAACCATCAAAGCATATTGTGTTAAGGGATGAATTAACAAGATTGTTGATAATTATTTTGCAGTGGAATGGATTCGTACCCACCCGGCGGTTTCTTAAGTTATTTTAAAAATTCGTCGATTCCTGCTATTTCACTGTAAACTTCTCATCAGCCACACATGCCACACAACATCAATGTTGGTGGTGGTCATCCCTCATATGCTCCAGTCATGGCACCACATCCATCAATGGCCAAAAGCAGCCCTCCCCCTTCTGATGGCATGATTGCTGATAATGTTGAAGTCTATAGGACTGATAAGCATTTAACATGGACAAAAGAAGAGGACAAAAGTCTATAGGTGCTCACATCCTTTATATGGATCTTATCGAATGAGTACTTGTTAACATTGGTACCATTTTCTTCAGATTTTCTTTGGGGGTCTTCTGATTGATTTGGAAGGAAGAATTCTTGGTATGAATTTCATAGATGAGAATGAAACTCCCTTTTTGCCCGTCCAGATTGTTGGGAGATGCCTGAAACACTTCAGAAAGTTTGGGtatgtttttcttttcctttgctcTTGAACTTCTAACAGGATGATGTAGTTCGTAATACATGGGTTGCTCACTCATTTCTGAAGACCAAAACTATATAATCTGATTACCTATTTTACTGTAgagtagtacttcctccgtcccataatataagacgttttttgatactacactagaggcaaaaaacgtcttacattatgagacgaagTAGGAGTAGTACTATATAGCTGAATGTATTCCATTTTATGAAaccgttattttattttattttgaaagtGAAGGTATATTCCATTTTACATTGATAGAATATAGAGAAAATGAATTTTTGTCATGAGCACAGGCGAATCAAACAACCATTGCTTGGAATAAGGGGCCAGGCGCTTCACATGTTGGAGTTAAAGGACTTGGAGAAAATATGCGCCTAGTGGAGCTCGAGTCGCAGGGATATCTGCCGCCATCAAACGAAGTTTGGCGTCGAGCGGGGCTGGTCTCTGTAGATGGGATTGGCAAAGCGGAGCCTGTTCCCACGCCGAAGAGGCTTGAACGGGTGTGCTTAGTCCCGTACCTCTTGAGAGGTTTGTCTTTCCCAATCCATCCTTTCCTGCATTGTTAAACTTCTACGGcatccagcttcatcacctcacccCTGCTTCGATCCTGCACATTGCCGGATACGCCGCCCTGTGTGAGATGTATCTGGGAATCGAGCCGCATTTTCAGTTGTGGCAGAAATATTTCTGCCTTGTTCCTCAGACCAGGAGCGAGGCTGTCCATGAGGTCGGAGGGGCTGTAGTGTGGAAGATCGCCAACCAGGGCTATCCAGAGGGATCACCCAAGGAGGATCCTGAATTTTGGACCTTTGAATGGTTTTATATTCACAACGTTTCCCTGTATGATCCAACTCGTCAGGGGCTCCCGTCGTATTCTTCGGAGCCACCAGTAAAGCGGCGTACTGGGCGCACAAAGGGCGGCGAAGAGAGCCCCCAAGTGGCTATGCTCGGCAACCGAGTTCGACTTTTCACGGAGCAGGGCCTGACAATGCCTGAAGTAACTGCCACTTTTCTCCTTTGCCGGGTCCAACCGCCGCAACAGCGATATCATCCCATTTGGGAATTTAACGGAGAGGACGACTCCACCCAAGCCATTACTATGCCTTTTGCCGATCGAAAAGCTCTGGCGGCCGTACTTGCCGATTTTTACCATGGAGACGAGCAGGCCTTTGCAACCATGAAGCTACGGGAAGGGTATAGTGCCAACACATCCATTGCGCTCCTAAGGGTGATCCTTCTTCGGAATACGCCTCTACTTTATGTGTCCAAAAACTGATCTTTTAATAAGCAGTATTAAATCAAGAGTAACAATTCTAGCGTTAGTATCTAAGTATCACACTGCCTCCATGATCTTTGATATTCCAAATTGTTTTAGTATCAAAGGACATCTTGGAGCTGAAAGAATTGTTTCAAGAACGACCGTATGTTGAAGATATTATGATATCTAAAACAATGTCCGGTTGCAATGTGATAGAGTATAATTTAGTAAGATACATGTTCTCATACTGTACGAAAATATGTGACGGTTCGAGATGCTAGGCATCCTAATCTCCCAAAAGGTTTTGGTAGCTAACATTATACTTGTGATTCGTCCCTATGAGCTATAGTAGCTTGATCATGAAAGATGTAGGTAAAGTGTTAACTACATTAAAAGATTACTAAATAACAGAACTCGGAAAACCGACAATCATTTGATGATGGTGAACCTCAAAAGTGCAAAGTCCAAAGGTTTTAGTGCTTGACTAACACACTTTTGGACTATGTGTCATGCGTATGGCGCCACTATTGATGTTGATAGAATATTCTAAAAACAGAAATGCTGAAAAAGGATCTGGAAAATATTTTGGCAGAAAATAAAAAACTGGAATTGTCCAGCTCGGATATATAGAAGATACACACATTATGGGTGTATTCATTGCTTGCTAAACAATGTGGTTCTTGGGTATTGGATACTGGATTGGTTGGTATGAAGTTTCATAACAACACAATACAAGTTGTGGATGGTCATGCCAGTACCAATTTTAGGATGGTAATTTCAAGAATCAGAAGTTCGGGGTTCAATTCCCACTACCCCGCAAAACTCAAGATTTAAGACAGACATCACAAGTTGGAAGACGTACAGCCAACCACAAGTTACAGCACATAGATCCAGAGTTCCCAACAAATAGAAACCTGAGTTACTAGCACCAAGCTAAGCGACGATAAAGGTTAAGTGTAACACTTTCGAAGAGCACATGTTCCAAAATATGGGATAGCAAAAGTATCATTTCCGTGCTTCTACGAGCCAGATACAGCTTATGCACATGGATCAGCTTCAGGAAAGATGTTTACTCCTTGATCAACAGTTAGACCATCAGCTTCACCAGCTCGCACAAACATAGTGAATAATTAGTTCTACTCCATGATTGATGATTAAGTTATGCTGCAGTTATCACTTACAGTCCTAGGCATGGAAAGTATGTCCAAACTTCTGCACCACAGTATAATGTCTTCCACATTGGCAAGTTCCTACTGGTTTGTACCTCAGATGATACTGCTCAATCAATTTGACCAGTTCTTGTCGCAATGCAGCAGCACTTTCGGGTGGATACCAATCCCTATTTATGCCCTACAAAAGGGGGATTAGACAAATGAGCCATGAGCATATGCACTGTAGGATCTCCCCCCATACAATTTTCATCAAGAAATAAAAAACTAGAACATGTAATGACTTGGTGACTATTATGCTGAAAGCGGCCCAACACACAAAACCTTAACAATGTCTTCCAACTGAGCTGCATGGACACATGTAATGACTTGCTGAATATTATAACAAGAAAATAAGGCATAGTCGGCTTCCTCCTGCTGTGAAACCTGGCAGTAAAAGGTAAGATTGTAAGACTAATAACAATATCGAACAGAAtaacaaaccatcaagcaaataaTTTTGAATTTTCAAATGCAAGGAAGGAGAGCTGCCCATTCTATTGAGGAAGCTGAATGAAAGTACTTACCTCAACTACATCCCTCTTGATTTCTTGGCCGTCGCCACCCAACACATTTGTTACAAAGCTGTCAATAATATACTAGGTTTCAGAGTGTACCACAAAAATGTACACTATAGATGCAAATTTGTTTTGACTTAGCATACAACACATAGTGCAGCCGCTAAACGTTCCTAACTTTTGGGAATAGTTACCTTTCAGCAATATCAAAAACACAGTCTGAGTTGTCCTtttccagtgaatccatcaagtaCATGGTGGTAGTTGCACTCTTTCCACTGGAAGGCCTATATATGACAATCAGGCCCCAGTGTTATCTAATCAATTGGGAACATAAGAGAAGAACTTGATCAGCAAGATAGTATTCTCAAAATGCTAACTGACAGTGGTCATTGCTGTAATACATGATAGTTAATTTTTAACAAAATAGAGAACAAAATTTCTTACCTCGAGGATTCAAACACAAAGAGAAATAGGTACTTGATGCGATCTAGGGCTACCCCTCTCCTCTGAAGTGCAGATTTTAACCATGATTTCTGCTTAGGAAGAAACCAAGATATATTAGGCAAGAAATAGTTAGTGACAGGGAGGCAATAGAGCTTGGAAATTTATGAATGTTACCAATTTCTCAAAATCCTTTGTAACTAGCTTGGACCAGAAAAATAGGCTGCAAACATCATACTGTTGCAATATTTCACTTGGCAAATCAAGAGATGGGAAAATTCCATTGAAATGTCTACAAGAGGTAAATAAATAAGATGTTAAAAAGGGAACAAACAGGAACCTAGAAACGTTGCATCCCAAAAGAGCGATACTTACCCAGTGTACATTTCAAGAACTCTGTCAGTGACAAAGCCCCCTTCTAAGGAATAAAAGTCAGAATAGTAAAGACTGGCATTGGAATCCTGGTAATCATCGCCGGCAGGATATTCATGTCAGGCCCACTCTTTTTGGAACCTTAATTGGTTAACTGGACTAAGTCACTGCTTACATTCACTTTGCGACGACACTTCGACAATTTTTTCTTGTTGATTCCCATGCAATCATTGATAGCTCGATCGATTGGCTTGAGCACATCAAGGGATTTAACCATTGGTTTCGCAAAAGCTACTATATTATCGGAGTATTCTACATCAAAGCATGGGATGTCactttttcaagaacctcatagggCAAGTTGTACTCCTCTagcaactccttcaactctttcaGAATTGCAGCTTTCCTCTCCGGTATAAATTCAAATGCCTTTTTATATTGGTTCTGGAAGCAATGAAGATTCTGCAGCTGAACAAGTAGAAAATATTAGTATTTTAAATATGCTGAAATAAAGACAAAAGAATATAGAAGAGGACAATTTTTTTATTTGACTTACCTACTGTTTTAAGCCTTCAAATTTTTCAACCTCACTACCCTTTTCTTTACTGTTTACATCGACCTCTAAAGGTGTCCAATGTTATTATCAACCTCATcgtcaaaaacatcatcttcagtACCTTTGCCCAGTTTGTAATTTGTTTCCATATTATAAACCTTTTCTGCTGCATAACAACTATCCTCGAGTTTCTTGATCTGCAAAAAATCTAGCATTTCACATATGCCGATATGAAGGCAAAAAATGTTGAGTATGTAAGTCAGCACTCACAGGTACAGTGTCATATTGGCCCGCATATTCCTTTATGAATTTGAAATGGCAATCCTCTATATGTTGTATCCGTGGGAAACCATCAGCGGGTATCCATGGGAGAGCATGATTGTGCAGTTTAGCCAGATCTACCATGTCAAGGAAAATAATCTGTAGAGAAACATATAAAAACGTATGTAAGTTAAAAAAATATTGGTAAGTAAAATCAAGGCAACACGAATCATTTAGAGGTTATTAGGTTGCTTACATACAGCAACACTGCAGATCCAATCAGATTTTTCGACCCATTTCTCAGATCTTTGATGCCCTTTACCAGTAATTTGACAGTTAATTCAGTGAAGTTCCATGCCACTGTTTTATCAATATCTTCCACCATTTTCATTAACCTTGAATCTATAACTGACTGAGAACAAGGGGCCAAGAGCCAAGCCAGTATGGCATACATATATACTTTGCATGTGTGTTTCCTCTTGTTCCCGCAGTCACGGAGTTGCTCATAGAAACTTTCCACATTCTTAACTGGAATATTCAATCCCCTTTTGCACTTTGAACTATGTTTTCTATTACCAGAATTTTCAATCGGAAATGTTTTCCCTTTGTTCATTACACCATACCCCTTAGCTGCAGCCTCAAATAAGTCAATCTAAACAGGGTCATCCTCGGGCCCCAATCTTAATGTGTAGTTGTCAGTGTTAACTTTGTTTAACAGAAAGGTAGTCAGACTATCAGGTGGTTTGGTCATGATGAGAAACAGAAAAGAGCGACCAGAAGACTAAAATTAGGCAACACCTTATTGGTAAAATTCACAACCAAACCAGCTGATAGTCTGACAACCTTTTTGGTAACAGAGTTAACACTGACAACTACACATTAAGATTGGGACCCAAGGATGACCTGTTGGCATTGACTTATTTGAGGCTGCAGCTAAGGGGTATGGTGTAATGAACAAATGGAAAACATTTTCGATTGAAAAATTTGGTGATAGCAAACATAGTTCCAAGTGCAAGAGGGAATTGGATATTCCAGTTAAGAACATGAAAAGTTTTTATGAGCAATTCTGTGACGCAGGAACAAGAGGAAGCGCACCTACAAACTATATATGTATGTCATACTGGCTTGGCTCTTGGCCCCCTGTTCTCAGTCAGTTATAGATCTAAGGTTAATGAAAATGGTGGAAGATATTGATAAAATAGTGGAATGGAACTTGACTGAATTAACTGTCAAATTACTGGTAAAGGGCATCAAAGATCAAAGAAATAGGTCAAAGATCTAATTGGATCTCCAGTGTTGTTGTATGTATGTAACTTAATAACCTCTAAATGTTTCAAATTGGCCTGAATTTTACTTACCAATATTTTGTCAACTTATATACATTTTCACATTTTTCTCTACAGATTATTTTCCTTGACATGGTAGATCCGGCTAAACTGCCCAATCATGCTCTCCCATAGATATATACCCGCTGATGGTTTCCCATGGATATAGCATATAGACGATCGCCATTTCAAATTCATAAAGGCATATGTGGGCCAATATGCCGCAAATTTTTCACTGATGGTCTTAATCTGACCACCGCTTATCTTATTATCATTGGCATGCAAGGCAGTGACCTGGGTTTTTTGCTCACTATCGAGGAAAAGAATTATGCCTTCTTGTTTTTGAGTGTTAGGATCTTCTTCAGTGATAGCACAAAATAGCTGCAAAAACTAACATGTATTAGAATGTTGATGTATTATCATTGAGTGTATTATGAGTAGAATACTGGACTACTTACGAATCTCTGCTCTACCCTCCATCTTTTTTGCTGCTCCAGATCTCTTTCTTAATCACTTGCACAAATTCTTCATCCAACTGCACTCAAAAATAATTTGCTATCAGACCAGCTTTTAACTGACAACCAAGGCTATGTTTCTTGCACAAAATTTACCTGATGTTGTGGTTGGATAATTATTCTTTTTTTATTATTGCCGTTCTTGTTATCATCCTGCTTGAGGCATTCAACAAAAACACCCAGAAGATTCGGGGCACTCTTAGGATCCTCTATACACTTCAGCAGCTGAGCCCCCGTCATGATAGTCCCACCCAAATTTAACACTTCATCACCATTGCTTCACCAATTAAAAACAATATATGAGTTTACTGATAAAACTAAACAGGCGAACCCCTGTCTCACCGAATGCAATGCCTAGGCTGTCAATACAAACATCTAACGGAGCCTAGCAGAGTCAAAAGTTCAGTGAATAAATGAATAAACTTACTATTTCTCTTTGAGAAGTTTACAGATCTCCTCACAGTCTGTAGCAGGCAATAATTCCTTTACCCCAAAAGTAACGGGAGACACCGCTTTGGCGGAAAAGTTCCTCTTCCTCTTGTCATGTCTCTCTTTTGGTGTCATTACTGTTGTATTCTTATCAGCAGTATTCTTATCAGCACTCCTATTCCAGCAATGTTTCCTTGCTGGTGTCCTTGCTATTGTATCAGCAATATTCTTATCAGCACTCTTCTTACCACCTTCCTGAGCCTTTTCCTTGTCATCTTCCTTTTCTTCTGTATCGGATCTCACGGAAGAGTCTTCAATGTCTGTTGTATCGGGGTTACGGTTACCACCTTCCTTGTCATCTTCCCTTTCTGCTGTATCGGAGCTCACGGAAGAGTCTTCACTGTCCTCATCCACCTCTTCTTTTTCTGCTTTATCGGAGTTCACAGGAGAGTCATCCATCTCTTCGGCGTGGACAGTCTCTGCCTCATCCATCACTACCTCTTCGGAGATCACGGGAGAGCCTTCAGTGTGCTCATCCATCTCTACAAGACTGCCTCGAGGAGAAACGTGGGCTTCGCGCTGATGGGCAGTGTCAGCTACAACGGCTAGAGTGCTGTCCTGGACAGTGTCTCGAGGAGAAACGTGGGCTTCAGACTGATGGGCAGTGTCAGCTACAACTATGCCCTCATCCATCTCTTCGTCCTGGACAGTGCCTCGAGGAGAAATGTCCTGGACAGTGTCAGCTATAACGGCACCCCGAAGTTCCTCAGCCTCGTTAGCATCAACTGTTGTGTGGGCATCGCACTGATTGGGACCCCAAAGTTCCTCAACCTTGTCAGTGTGTGGAGGAGGAACTTCCTCAACCTTGTCAGTGTCAGTACTGTGGGCAGTGTCAACTGTACTGTCAGCTTCATTGACTTTGGTCCTTGGATCATCCAGGAGGCGTTTTACAAGCTTCTTTCTGAACTTTAATACCTCAGCCTGCATATTTGAGGCATTAATTATTTGTTCTAGAATTTGAATAGAacaaaaattaaaaagaacaaggCTTAGTGTTTACCTAGGTGATGCCATATATCTTCATTTCCTTACACCGTTCGATATATAATAAAACATGAAATCCACAATCAAAACTACAACAATTGCAATTGATTACCACATAATTATTTGTTCTAGAATTTGAGGTATCCACTTACTTGTTGTCTTGAGGCTCAACATCTGGAATTTCGTGAGCATACGAAGAGATGTCGATGTCGTGCTTACTCAAATATGACTCCAGCTCCTTTAACACAGTATTTGCCTGCTTTTGATGGAAACCTGGAGCAGAGTCAAGGACATACTTCGTCTTCATCTTGACGGAAACAACAACCAAGGAAATGTGACCATCATCAATAATTGGAGCAAGTATCTGAAAAAACACTACTGTCAAACTCAGACATGGAAAATTTTCATATGTAATCAACAATAAACAGGAAGAGAATAATTGGTAGTGTTGCAATTGCAGAGGATGCAAAGGCTTTGGAATCAGAAATATACAAAAAGAACAATGCTCCTTAATGCTATACAATGGGACATAACATTATGTCACTATCTTCCCGGTGTTTCTTGAAAGGAGGCGCTTGCCAATAATGCAagaaaagattatcaagaacttaaTGAACGCAAATACAGCATACCCTGCCCCACAGAGGCAAATGAAAAGATCAGATGACCACAAGACAAGGATGACTAATTAGTGTGGCAACATGCCAACAACCTTGATCAACCCTGGAACCATGCTGACCACAGAAAGTAGGAGATCAACAGATGCTTGGTTCAGATTGATACTTGAACCCCAGATGCCCTTCAAGAAAAAGAGTTCCAAATCAAAGAATATGCAGTCAACTGAAAGAATGCTATTCAACTCTTTTTTTCTATCACACTAgtacagaaccggcctttagtgccggttcgtgacgggctttagtgccggttcgccaaccggcactaaagagtggggactaaaggtcccctccctttagtaccggttcgtcacgaaccagcgctaaagtgccaccacgttgcacgagccaggcccgtttgcGTGGAGTCATATTTGAGTAAGCACGGCATCGACATCTCTTCGTATGCTCACGAAATTCCAGATGTTGAGCCTCAAGACAACAAGTAAGCGGATACCTCAAATTCTAGAACAAATAATTATTTGGTaatcaattgcaattgttgcagtTTTGATTGTGGATTTCATCTTTTATTATATATCGAACGGTTTAAGGAAATGAAGATATATGGCATCACCCAGGTAAACACTAAGCCTATGAGTGTTGACTTACATACTCAACATTTTTGCCTTCATACCGGCATATGTGAAATGCTAGATTTTTTTTTGCAGATCAAGAAACTCGAGGATAGTTGTTATGCAGCAGAAAAGGTTTATAACATGGAAACGGATTACAAACTGGACAAAGGtattgaagatgatgtttttgacgATGAGGCTGACAATGACATTGGACACCTTGTAGAGGTTGATGTAAACAATAAAGA encodes the following:
- the LOC123106291 gene encoding uncharacterized protein, whose product is MYLMDSLEKDNSDCVFDIAESFVTNVLGGDGQEIKRDVVEVSQQEEADYALFSCYNIQQVITCVHAAQLEDIVKGINRDWYPPESAAALRQELVKLIEQYHLRYKPVGTCQCGRHYTVVQKFGHTFHA